In Acinetobacter sp. WCHAc010034, a genomic segment contains:
- the typA gene encoding translational GTPase TypA codes for MSDIKTLRNIAIIAHVDHGKTTLVDKLLQQSGALGERAGEIERVMDSGAIESERGITILAKNTAIKWLDARTNTEYRINIVDTPGHADFGGEVERVMSMVDCVLLLVDSQEGPMPQTRFVTQKAFARGLKPIVIINKVDKPSARPDWVIDQVFDLFDNLGGTDEQLDFPVVYASGLRGVAGPSPEELAEDMTPLFQTIVDIVEPPAVDVDGPFQMQVSSLDYNSFVGVIGVGRIQRGSVKLNTPVTVVDKDGKTRNGRILKIMGYHGLERIDVESAQAGDIVCVTGIDELHISDTICDPKNVEALPPLSVDEPTVSMTFQVNNSPFAGKEGKFVTSRNIRERLDRELIHNVALRVEDTDSPDRFKVSGRGELHLSVLIENMRREGFEMGVSRPQVILKEVDGEKQEPYENVTFDVEEQHQGAVMEQMGHRKGEMTNMEVDGKGRIRIEATVPSRGLIGFRSEFLTMTSGTGIMTSSFSHYGPMKQGTVAKRQNGVLISMVQGTCLGYALFTLQDRGRLFAKPQLEVYEGMIVGINSRSDDMTVNPTKAKQLTNVRASGTDDALTLVPAIEYTLEQALEFIEDDELVEVTPKSIRIRKRWLTENERKRNRSGK; via the coding sequence ATGTCAGATATTAAAACTCTCCGCAACATTGCCATCATTGCGCACGTTGACCACGGTAAAACCACTCTAGTAGACAAACTTTTACAGCAATCAGGTGCACTTGGCGAGCGTGCAGGCGAGATTGAGCGTGTCATGGATTCAGGCGCTATTGAAAGTGAACGTGGTATTACCATTCTTGCGAAAAACACTGCAATCAAATGGTTAGATGCACGCACCAATACTGAATACCGCATCAACATCGTGGACACCCCGGGACACGCCGACTTCGGCGGTGAAGTAGAGCGCGTAATGTCTATGGTTGACTGCGTACTGCTTCTGGTTGACTCTCAGGAAGGCCCGATGCCGCAAACCCGCTTCGTAACGCAAAAAGCGTTCGCGCGCGGCTTGAAGCCAATCGTGATCATCAACAAAGTCGACAAGCCAAGCGCGCGTCCAGACTGGGTAATTGATCAAGTATTCGATTTATTCGACAACCTTGGCGGTACTGACGAACAGTTAGACTTCCCAGTGGTATATGCATCCGGTCTGCGCGGTGTTGCTGGCCCTTCTCCAGAAGAACTGGCTGAAGACATGACTCCATTGTTCCAGACAATTGTAGACATCGTTGAGCCGCCGGCAGTTGACGTTGATGGCCCATTCCAAATGCAAGTGTCTTCACTTGACTATAACAGCTTCGTAGGCGTTATCGGTGTAGGCCGCATTCAGCGCGGTTCAGTGAAACTGAACACACCTGTTACTGTGGTCGACAAAGACGGCAAAACACGTAACGGCCGTATCCTGAAAATCATGGGTTACCACGGTTTAGAGCGTATCGATGTTGAATCGGCTCAGGCTGGCGATATCGTTTGTGTAACAGGTATTGATGAACTTCATATCTCTGACACAATCTGTGATCCTAAAAATGTTGAAGCGCTTCCGCCGCTTTCTGTAGACGAACCTACAGTGTCTATGACTTTCCAGGTAAACAACTCACCGTTTGCCGGTAAAGAAGGCAAATTCGTAACTTCACGCAACATCCGTGAACGCCTTGACCGCGAATTGATCCACAACGTAGCGCTTCGTGTTGAAGATACTGACAGTCCAGACCGCTTCAAAGTTTCTGGCCGCGGTGAGCTTCACCTTTCAGTTCTTATTGAAAACATGCGCCGTGAAGGCTTCGAGATGGGTGTTTCCCGTCCGCAAGTCATCCTGAAAGAAGTTGACGGTGAAAAGCAAGAACCTTACGAAAACGTAACCTTTGACGTTGAAGAGCAGCATCAAGGCGCTGTAATGGAACAAATGGGTCACCGTAAAGGCGAGATGACCAATATGGAAGTTGACGGTAAAGGCCGTATCCGTATTGAAGCAACTGTTCCTTCACGCGGCTTGATCGGTTTCCGTTCTGAATTCCTGACCATGACTTCCGGTACAGGCATCATGACGTCAAGCTTCTCTCACTACGGTCCAATGAAGCAAGGTACTGTTGCGAAGCGTCAAAACGGCGTGCTGATTTCTATGGTTCAAGGCACTTGCCTGGGCTATGCATTGTTCACACTGCAAGACCGCGGCCGCCTGTTTGCTAAACCGCAGCTGGAAGTTTATGAAGGCATGATCGTAGGTATTAACTCACGTTCAGACGACATGACTGTTAACCCGACGAAAGCGAAACAGTTAACAAACGTGCGTGCATCGGGTACTGATGATGCATTGACACTTGTTCCTGCAATTGAATACACGCTTGAACAAGCGCTTGAATTCATTGAAGATGACGAACTGGTTGAAGTAACGCCTAAGTCAATCCGTATCCGTAAGCGCTGGTTGACTGAAAACGAGCGTAAGCGCAACCGTTCAGGTAAATAA
- the mscL gene encoding large conductance mechanosensitive channel protein MscL produces MSIVQEFKEFAIKGNMMDLAIGVIIGGAFGKIIDSLVKDIIMPLISVITGGGVDFTQKFFVLGSNPDNLQSLDALQKAGVNVLTYGNFLTIFLNFLILAWVVFLLVKVMNKMRRKQEEAAPAPAPTPEDIALLREIRDELKKRPQA; encoded by the coding sequence ATGAGTATTGTTCAAGAATTTAAAGAATTTGCCATTAAAGGCAACATGATGGATTTAGCGATCGGCGTCATTATCGGCGGCGCTTTCGGTAAAATTATTGATTCACTGGTTAAAGACATTATTATGCCTCTAATCTCTGTGATTACCGGCGGCGGTGTTGATTTTACGCAGAAATTCTTTGTGCTCGGCAGCAACCCTGATAATTTGCAGTCTTTGGACGCGCTGCAGAAAGCCGGCGTGAATGTTTTAACCTACGGCAACTTTTTAACGATTTTCCTGAATTTCCTGATTTTGGCCTGGGTGGTTTTCTTGCTGGTGAAAGTCATGAATAAAATGCGCCGCAAACAGGAAGAAGCGGCTCCAGCGCCAGCGCCGACTCCGGAAGATATTGCGCTGCTCCGCGAAATCCGCGATGAGCTGAAAAAGCGCCCGCAAGCGTAA
- a CDS encoding peptidylprolyl isomerase — protein MKSAIVRHILVKDKELAEQLKKKIKDGADFAKIAKQHSTCPSGKKGGELGDIKKGQLVGPIDKAVFTLKERELHGPIKSQFGWHLLEIKFRMD, from the coding sequence ATGAAGTCTGCAATTGTCCGGCATATCCTGGTGAAAGATAAAGAGCTGGCGGAACAGCTGAAAAAGAAAATTAAAGACGGCGCAGACTTTGCCAAAATCGCCAAGCAGCATTCCACCTGCCCATCGGGAAAGAAAGGCGGTGAACTCGGCGATATTAAAAAAGGCCAGCTGGTCGGCCCGATTGACAAGGCGGTGTTTACGCTGAAAGAACGCGAACTGCACGGCCCGATCAAAAGCCAGTTCGGCTGGCATTTACTGGAAATTAAATTCCGGATGGATTAA
- the mutM gene encoding bifunctional DNA-formamidopyrimidine glycosylase/DNA-(apurinic or apyrimidinic site) lyase, whose amino-acid sequence MPELPEVETTKTSLLPLLGQTVQQVEVRQHSLRWPIPEDLNRLAGQKLIELTRRSKYIVAQFEQDSMLWHLGMSGSFRLCSGHEELRKHDHLIIQFEEMQLRYHDPRRFGCILWLDEAAQAKLLDPLGPEPLSDEFNAEYLFNRFKSKNTAIKVAMMDNHIVVGVGNIYATESLFNLGIHPAQPASALTFEQVQKMTAEIKRILKQAIELGGSTLRDYSNAMGENGYFQQTLLAYGRAGEMCINCETTLENLKLGQRASVFCPECQPLKKVKMAGKKAIKGNKA is encoded by the coding sequence ATGCCTGAATTACCCGAAGTTGAAACCACCAAAACCAGTTTACTGCCCCTGCTGGGCCAAACCGTGCAGCAGGTTGAGGTCCGCCAGCACAGCCTGCGCTGGCCAATTCCGGAAGACTTAAACAGGCTGGCCGGGCAAAAGCTGATTGAGCTGACGCGCCGCTCCAAATATATTGTGGCGCAGTTTGAGCAGGACAGCATGCTCTGGCATTTAGGCATGTCCGGCAGCTTCAGGCTTTGCAGCGGCCACGAGGAGCTGCGCAAGCATGACCATCTGATCATTCAGTTTGAAGAGATGCAGCTGCGCTACCATGACCCGCGCCGTTTCGGCTGCATCCTCTGGCTGGATGAGGCTGCCCAAGCCAAGCTGCTTGACCCTTTAGGGCCTGAACCGCTCAGCGATGAATTTAACGCCGAATACCTGTTCAATAGATTCAAAAGCAAAAATACCGCAATTAAAGTGGCGATGATGGATAACCATATTGTGGTTGGCGTCGGCAATATTTACGCCACTGAAAGCCTGTTCAATTTGGGCATTCACCCGGCGCAGCCCGCTTCTGCGCTGACATTTGAGCAGGTGCAGAAAATGACCGCTGAAATCAAGCGCATTTTAAAGCAGGCCATTGAGCTTGGCGGCTCCACCCTGCGCGATTACAGCAATGCCATGGGCGAAAACGGCTATTTCCAGCAAACGCTGTTGGCTTATGGCCGCGCCGGCGAAATGTGCATCAACTGTGAAACCACTTTGGAAAATTTAAAGCTGGGGCAGCGCGCCAGCGTTTTCTGCCCTGAGTGCCAGCCTTTAAAAAAGGTTAAAATGGCCGGCAAGAAAGCAATCAAAGGAAATAAAGCATGA
- a CDS encoding TonB-dependent receptor: MQSKASNFPMQMALLGLTASICQCLYAEAGSAEPAVLPVIKIEAARTDSAWLNTPASVFRTAQPENRNDLGVNLTETLKGVPGLQLNNRENYAQDLQLSMRGFGARSTFGVRGIRLYVDGIPATMPDGQGQTSNIDLSSLSHIEVLGGPFSSLYGNSSGGAVLTSTKEGAGKDSIELGYAGGSHHKSRADVILQGGADKAGEPSYVVSSSYFETDGYRDHSAARKVLSNAKLTWDLDDGSKVNWIVNHVDINADDPQGLTRAQWQANPKQVNDAKNIYDVRKEINQTQTGLTWTKPLNDQHELYAMAYAGQREVTQYQSIPKGEYSIDLGVDKDGKPIPSTGQRNPRHAGGVIDFSRDYYGTDLRWTGRELLPNTRLIAGLAFDFMNEERKGYENFDAAGYGVKGALRRDESNRLWNLDPYLQASWTFLPAWTVDAGLRYSNVHYQSKDHYQQKALYPADKDNGDDSGKTDYDKLLPSAALSWAISPHLNSYVSYAKGFETPTFTEMAYSANDGMNFSLQPASSDNYELGLKAQNAWGNFTAALFQSKTQNDIVSAGNIDGRSTFRNADKTLRQGLELSWNKTLWRELTAQASYSYLDAVFDAEIPNSDPKKAVAKGNRIPGIAENQAFAALGWQPETGFNAGMDVRYMDKIYVDDANSDAAPSYTVVSANAGYVWKQQDWKVRTYVRADNLFDENYAGSVIVNDGNGRFFEPADGVNWSAGFSISKAF, encoded by the coding sequence ATGCAAAGTAAAGCATCCAATTTCCCCATGCAAATGGCTTTACTCGGGCTGACAGCAAGCATTTGCCAATGCCTTTATGCAGAAGCGGGTTCTGCGGAGCCTGCTGTGCTTCCGGTGATAAAAATAGAAGCAGCCCGCACAGACAGCGCATGGCTGAACACCCCGGCGTCGGTATTCCGCACAGCGCAGCCGGAAAACCGCAATGATCTGGGGGTGAATTTAACCGAAACCCTGAAAGGCGTGCCGGGCCTGCAGCTGAATAACCGCGAAAACTATGCGCAGGACCTGCAGCTGTCAATGCGCGGCTTTGGCGCGCGCTCTACTTTCGGCGTCCGCGGCATCCGCCTGTATGTTGACGGCATTCCCGCCACCATGCCAGACGGGCAGGGCCAAACCTCAAATATTGACTTAAGCAGCCTGAGCCATATTGAAGTTCTGGGCGGGCCATTTTCATCGCTTTACGGCAACTCGTCCGGCGGCGCGGTTTTAACCTCAACCAAAGAAGGCGCGGGCAAGGACTCCATTGAGCTGGGCTATGCCGGCGGCAGCCATCATAAAAGCCGTGCCGATGTTATTCTGCAAGGCGGCGCGGATAAAGCCGGCGAGCCAAGCTATGTGGTCAGTTCATCCTATTTTGAAACCGACGGCTACCGCGATCACAGCGCGGCGAGAAAAGTGCTGAGCAATGCCAAGCTGACGTGGGATTTGGATGACGGTTCGAAAGTGAACTGGATTGTGAACCATGTGGATATCAATGCCGATGATCCGCAGGGCCTGACCCGCGCGCAGTGGCAGGCTAATCCCAAACAGGTGAATGACGCCAAAAATATTTACGATGTGCGCAAGGAAATTAATCAAACGCAAACAGGGCTGACCTGGACAAAACCTTTAAATGATCAGCATGAACTGTATGCCATGGCTTATGCCGGGCAGCGTGAAGTCACGCAGTATCAGTCTATTCCTAAAGGCGAATATTCGATTGACCTTGGTGTTGATAAAGATGGAAAGCCTATCCCGTCTACAGGCCAAAGAAACCCGCGCCATGCCGGCGGTGTCATCGATTTCAGCCGCGATTATTATGGGACAGACCTGCGCTGGACCGGCAGGGAGCTGCTGCCCAATACGCGCTTGATTGCCGGCTTGGCTTTTGATTTTATGAATGAAGAGCGCAAAGGCTATGAAAACTTTGATGCTGCCGGCTACGGAGTCAAAGGCGCGCTGCGCCGTGATGAAAGCAACCGCTTATGGAATTTAGACCCGTACCTGCAGGCTTCCTGGACTTTCCTGCCGGCCTGGACTGTGGATGCCGGCCTGCGCTATAGCAATGTGCATTATCAATCCAAGGATCATTATCAGCAAAAAGCGCTTTACCCGGCCGATAAAGACAATGGCGATGACAGCGGCAAAACTGACTATGACAAACTGCTGCCTTCAGCAGCGCTGAGCTGGGCAATTTCGCCGCATTTGAACAGCTATGTCAGCTATGCCAAAGGCTTTGAAACCCCGACCTTTACCGAAATGGCCTATTCAGCCAATGACGGCATGAATTTCAGCTTACAGCCTGCCAGCAGCGACAATTATGAGTTGGGGCTGAAAGCGCAAAATGCCTGGGGCAATTTCACGGCAGCGCTATTCCAAAGCAAAACACAGAATGATATTGTTTCTGCAGGAAATATTGATGGCCGCTCTACATTCAGAAATGCGGACAAAACGCTGCGCCAAGGCCTGGAGCTGTCATGGAATAAAACGCTGTGGCGTGAGTTGACGGCGCAGGCCAGCTACAGCTATTTGGATGCTGTTTTTGATGCAGAAATTCCAAACAGTGACCCGAAAAAAGCCGTAGCGAAAGGCAACAGGATTCCCGGCATTGCCGAAAATCAGGCCTTCGCCGCTTTAGGCTGGCAGCCGGAAACAGGCTTTAATGCCGGCATGGATGTGCGCTACATGGATAAAATTTATGTCGATGACGCAAACAGCGACGCAGCGCCCAGCTATACCGTGGTATCGGCCAATGCAGGCTATGTCTGGAAGCAGCAGGACTGGAAAGTGCGGACCTATGTGCGCGCCGACAATTTATTTGATGAAAATTATGCCGGCTCAGTGATTGTCAATGACGGCAACGGGCGCTTCTTTGAACCTGCGGATGGGGTAAACTGGAGCGCTGGATTCAGTATCAGCAAAGCTTTTTAA
- a CDS encoding NADH:flavin oxidoreductase/NADH oxidase: MSLLFKPIQFGALQLSNRIVIAPMCQYSANAQGELSYWHEQQWASYALSGAGMCIVEATAVQPEGRISHADLGLWDDMQRAQLKALLVKLKTISPMPFGIQLAHAGRKASTRKPWEGGGQLAPEHAQGWQTVSASPTPFHPQDHAPHALTAAEIETLIADFAESAKRAADAGFQLIELHAAHGYLLHQFLSPLCNQRRDEYGGAFENRIRLTLEVFQAMKNAVPEDFPIGVRISATDWIDAEDSWDIHSSVGLSKALEQLGAAYIHVSSGGLHPQQKIDLHAGYQVPFAGAVKQAVDIPVIAVGLITEAMQAEGILQYEQADAVGIARAMLYDPRWPWHAAAELGEAVQIAPQYLRCQPHGQKSLFSAF; this comes from the coding sequence GTGTCTTTACTATTCAAGCCAATTCAGTTTGGCGCGCTTCAGCTCAGCAACAGAATTGTGATTGCGCCGATGTGCCAGTATTCGGCCAATGCGCAGGGCGAACTCAGCTACTGGCATGAACAGCAGTGGGCCAGCTATGCGCTGTCAGGCGCGGGAATGTGCATTGTTGAAGCTACGGCAGTGCAGCCCGAAGGGCGCATCAGCCATGCCGATTTGGGCCTGTGGGACGACATGCAGCGCGCCCAGCTGAAAGCGCTGCTGGTCAAGCTGAAAACCATTTCTCCAATGCCGTTCGGCATTCAGCTGGCGCATGCGGGGCGCAAAGCCTCAACCCGCAAGCCTTGGGAGGGCGGCGGCCAGCTGGCGCCGGAACATGCGCAAGGCTGGCAAACGGTTTCCGCCAGCCCCACGCCATTTCACCCGCAGGATCATGCGCCGCATGCGCTGACCGCGGCTGAAATTGAAACGCTGATTGCCGACTTTGCAGAATCCGCCAAGCGGGCTGCAGATGCAGGATTCCAGCTGATTGAGCTGCATGCAGCGCACGGCTACCTGCTGCATCAGTTTCTGTCGCCGCTGTGCAATCAGCGCAGGGACGAATACGGCGGCGCTTTTGAAAACCGCATCCGCCTGACACTGGAAGTTTTTCAGGCCATGAAAAATGCCGTGCCTGAAGATTTTCCAATTGGCGTGCGCATTTCCGCAACAGACTGGATAGACGCTGAGGACAGCTGGGATATCCATTCTTCGGTCGGCTTGTCCAAAGCATTGGAACAGCTGGGCGCAGCCTATATCCATGTGTCCAGTGGCGGGCTGCATCCGCAGCAGAAAATTGACTTGCATGCCGGCTATCAAGTGCCGTTTGCCGGAGCGGTGAAGCAGGCGGTGGATATTCCAGTCATTGCGGTGGGCTTAATTACCGAAGCCATGCAGGCGGAAGGCATTTTGCAGTATGAGCAGGCGGATGCCGTCGGCATTGCCCGCGCAATGCTGTATGATCCGCGCTGGCCGTGGCATGCAGCTGCTGAACTGGGCGAAGCGGTGCAGATCGCGCCGCAGTATCTGCGCTGCCAGCCGCATGGGCAGAAAAGCTTATTCAGCGCTTTTTAA
- a CDS encoding tetratricopeptide repeat protein, translating into MKKILLAGLIALSSQFALAGMDTKSIDPEFTKIEAMVKAKNMTGAYQALDKLAKQGNAQALYNLGYLTQTGQGTAKDEKKAIQLYEQSSAKGYPVASYVLGKNYITGSMGLKPDPAKAKQYLEKSASQGFDDASIDLAVLLFSENKPESDKAGLARLDPLIKKGNYQAVHAKALYDISTGFKNKDEKPIQQGLSSIQDLAKKGYIPALMAVGNMFANGNIVPQNLPEAKKIFTALAKENVPQAKASLATVDKMIAEQAKNPAPAAKKS; encoded by the coding sequence ATGAAAAAAATTCTACTCGCGGGTTTAATTGCATTATCTTCTCAATTTGCGCTGGCAGGCATGGATACCAAATCCATTGATCCTGAATTTACAAAAATTGAGGCGATGGTCAAAGCTAAAAATATGACCGGCGCTTATCAGGCATTGGACAAATTAGCAAAACAGGGCAATGCGCAGGCGCTGTATAACCTCGGCTACCTGACGCAGACAGGCCAAGGCACGGCCAAAGACGAGAAAAAAGCCATTCAGCTGTATGAACAGTCCTCAGCGAAGGGCTATCCGGTGGCCAGCTATGTGCTGGGCAAAAATTATATTACCGGCTCAATGGGCCTGAAGCCTGATCCGGCCAAAGCCAAGCAGTATTTAGAAAAATCCGCTTCACAAGGCTTTGATGATGCCAGCATCGATTTAGCCGTACTGCTGTTCTCTGAAAACAAGCCTGAATCAGATAAAGCCGGACTGGCGCGCTTAGACCCGCTGATTAAAAAAGGCAATTATCAGGCGGTTCACGCCAAAGCGCTGTATGACATCAGCACCGGCTTTAAAAACAAAGATGAAAAGCCGATTCAGCAAGGCCTGAGCAGCATTCAGGATTTAGCGAAAAAAGGCTATATTCCAGCGCTGATGGCTGTGGGCAATATGTTCGCCAACGGCAATATTGTTCCGCAGAATCTGCCGGAAGCAAAAAAAATCTTTACCGCCTTAGCCAAAGAAAATGTGCCGCAGGCCAAAGCGTCACTGGCGACTGTGGATAAAATGATTGCGGAGCAGGCAAAAAATCCGGCGCCGGCAGCCAAAAAGAGCTAA
- a CDS encoding low molecular weight protein tyrosine phosphatase family protein: MNTLFICSRNQWRSPTAERIFAAGCGLRTRSAGTSKHAKHTVSVKDIAWADLIAVMEHKHKQAIQEKFAKELKHKKIIILDIPDDYQYMDAELVEMLQLSMTPYLPE, encoded by the coding sequence TTGAATACCCTTTTCATCTGCAGCCGCAACCAGTGGCGCAGCCCGACTGCGGAGAGAATCTTTGCAGCCGGCTGCGGCCTGCGCACCCGTTCCGCAGGCACAAGCAAGCACGCCAAACACACAGTTTCCGTGAAAGATATCGCTTGGGCGGATTTAATTGCCGTGATGGAGCATAAACATAAGCAGGCCATTCAGGAAAAGTTTGCAAAAGAACTGAAGCATAAGAAAATCATCATCTTAGATATTCCAGATGACTATCAGTACATGGATGCAGAACTGGTTGAAATGCTTCAGCTCTCTATGACGCCCTACCTGCCTGAATAA
- a CDS encoding YgfZ/GcvT domain-containing protein has product MSNLAFSSFTLNGPDAQKFLQGQVTLNAEALAENVTRYTGICSLKGRIQFGLWLKKVNPESFVIVTTADQADEFSKHIKKYGAFSKMKLEPTGSVFPTLIEDTTAFSAKTTDITAWEVSAIQNGQAFISQKTEGMFQPQELRLHQREGVHYDKGCYLGQEVIARLWFKAKPKAWLHAVQGAGAVPAQGEQLHKGVQVVNSAAIENGYIALVIARPEALAELDVAVLDLPESLSGDVARPQ; this is encoded by the coding sequence ATGAGCAATCTAGCTTTCTCCTCATTCACCCTGAACGGCCCGGATGCGCAAAAATTCCTGCAGGGCCAAGTGACCTTAAATGCCGAAGCTTTAGCGGAAAATGTGACGCGCTATACCGGCATCTGCAGCCTGAAAGGCCGCATCCAGTTTGGCCTGTGGCTGAAAAAAGTGAATCCGGAAAGCTTTGTGATTGTCACCACGGCGGATCAGGCCGACGAGTTTTCCAAGCACATTAAAAAGTACGGCGCGTTCTCTAAAATGAAGCTTGAACCCACGGGTTCAGTTTTCCCGACACTGATTGAAGATACGACTGCTTTTTCAGCAAAAACCACTGATATTACAGCTTGGGAAGTGTCTGCCATTCAAAACGGTCAAGCATTCATCAGCCAAAAAACTGAAGGCATGTTCCAGCCGCAAGAGCTGCGCCTGCATCAGCGTGAAGGCGTGCATTATGACAAGGGCTGCTACTTGGGGCAGGAAGTGATTGCGCGCCTGTGGTTTAAAGCCAAACCGAAAGCGTGGCTGCATGCGGTTCAAGGCGCAGGCGCTGTTCCGGCGCAAGGCGAACAGCTGCATAAGGGGGTGCAAGTAGTTAACAGCGCGGCCATTGAAAATGGCTATATCGCCTTGGTGATTGCCCGTCCTGAAGCTTTAGCTGAACTGGATGTGGCGGTTTTAGACTTGCCTGAAAGCTTGAGCGGCGATGTAGCTCGTCCGCAGTAA